One segment of Anastrepha obliqua isolate idAnaObli1 chromosome 3, idAnaObli1_1.0, whole genome shotgun sequence DNA contains the following:
- the LOC129241946 gene encoding uncharacterized protein LOC129241946, with protein MVSKIRFLVIAFAVIAVVGAATLPADYLPPVVDNSLPVQEYLAPAKEAAEDQTVVGDDGYRYKAVYRLKLRHRRDVNELPQNEYLPPAEEANESVAIETAEPSDEVKTDLADDGYRYKVVRRLKYRKRRDVDELPQNEYLPPTEEAQEAEVAEAAESVLTEAAEPAAEEQTQLADDGYRYKVVRRLKYRKRRDVDELPQNEYLPPVEEAQETAVAVADEPAAEEQTELADDGYRYKIVRRLKYRKRRDVDELPQNEYLPPNEEAQEAEVAEAAETATESAAEEETELADDGYRYKVVRRLKYRKRRDVDELPQNEYLPPVEEAQETAIIEAAEPAAEEQTELADDGYRYKVVRRLKYRKRRDVNELPQNEYLPPTEEAQEAEVAEAAEAATESAAEEQTELADDGYRYKVVRRLKYRKRRDVNELPQNEYLPPNEEAQEAEVAEAAEAATESAAEEQTELADDGYRYKVVRRLKYRKRRDVNELPQNEYLPPNEEAQEAEVAEAAEAATESAAEEQTELADDGYRYKVVRRLKYRKRRDVNELPQNEYLPPTEEAQETEVAEAAQTATEEQTELADDGYRYKVVRRLKYRKRRDADELPQNEYLPPNEEAQEAEVAEAAETATESAAEEQTELADDGYRYKVVRRLKYRKRRDVDELQQNKYLPPSEAIQETTIAEVTEAVPEDASILANDGYRYKTVRRLKYRHRRDVSELPGSEYLPPTEEGQAVAEQQPEEETAVLADDGYRYKYVYRRH; from the exons ATGGTAAGCAAAATC AGATTCCTAGTGATTGCATTTGCTGTGATAGCAGTTGTTGGAGCGGCTACTTTGCCGGCCGACTATCTGCCACCAGTTGTGGATAACAGTTTGCCTGTACAGGAATATTTAGCACCAGCCAAAGAAGCAGCTGAAGACCAAACAGTAGTGGGTGATGATGGATATCGTTATAAGGCTGTATATCGGCTCAAACTTCGCCATCGCCGTGATGTAAACGAACTTCCTCAAAATGAATATCTACCACCCGCTGAAGAGGCTAACGAAAGTGTGGCTATTGAAACCGCGGAGCCCAGCGATGAAGTTAAAACTGACTTAGCTGATGATGGTTATCGCTACAAAGTTGTTCGTCGCTTGAAATACCGTAAGCGTCGTGATGTTGATGAGCTCCCACAGAACGAATATCTCCCACCTACCGAAGAAGCTCAAGAAGCGGAAGTTGCAGAAGCTGCTGAATCCGTTCTCACAGAAGCTGCTGAACCCGCTGCTGAGGAACAAACCCAATTAGCTGATGATGGTTATCGTTACAAAGTTGTTCGTCGCTTGAAATACCGTAAGCGCCGTGATGTTGATGAACTCCCACAGAACGAATATCTTCCACCTGTCGAGGAAGCTCAAGAAACCGCGGTCGCAGTAGCTGATGAACCCGCTGCTGAGGAGCAAACTGAGTTGGCTGATGATGGTTACCGTTACAAAATTGTTCGTCGCCTGAAATACCGTAAGCGCCGTGACGTTGATGAACTCCCACAAAACGAATATCTCCCACCTAACGAAGAAGCTCAAGAAGCGGAAGTTGCAGAAGCTGCTGAAACCGCTACTGAATCTGCTGCTGAAGAAGAGACCGAATTAGCTGATGATGGTTATCGCTACAAAGTTGTTCGTCGCTTGAAATACCGTAAGCGCCGTGATGTTGATGAACTCCCACAGAATGAATATCTCCCACCTGTCGAGGAAGCCCAAGAAACCGCTATCATAGAAGCTGCTGAACCCGCTGCTGAGGAGCAAACTGAGTTGGCTGATGATGGTTACCGTTACAAAGTTGTTCGTCGCCTGAAATACCGTAAGCGTCGCGACGTTAATGAACTCCCACAGAACGAATATCTCCCACCTACCGAGGAAGCTCAAGAAGCGGAAGTTGCAGAAGCTGCTGAAGCCGCTACCGAATCTGCTGCCGAAGAACAGACCGAATTAGCTGATGATGGTTATCGTTACAAAGTGGTTCGTCGCTTGAAGTACCGTAAGCGTCGTGATGTTAATGAACTCCCACAGAACGAATATCTCCCACCTAACGAAGAAGCCCAAGAAGCGGAAGTTGCAGAAGCAGCTGAAGCCGCTACCGAATCTGCTGCCGAAGAACAGACCGAATTAGCTGATGATGGTTACCGTTACAAAGTGGTTCGTCGGTTGAAGTACCGTAAGCGTCGCGATGTTAATGAACTCCCACAGAACGAATATCTCCCACCTAACGAAGAAGCCCAAGAAGCGGAAGTTGCAGAAGCAGCTGAAGCCGCTACCGAATCTGCTGCCGAAGAACAGACCGAATTAGCTGATGATGGTTACCGTTACAAAGTGGTTCGTCGCTTGAAGTACCGTAAGCGTCGTGATGTTAATGAACTCCCACAGAACGAATATCTCCCACCTACCGAGGAAGCTCAAGAAACGGAAGTTGCAGAAGCTGCTCAAACCGCTACTGAGGAACAGACCGAATTAGCTGATGATGGTTACCGTTACAAGGTTGTTCGTCGCTTGAAATACCGTAAGCGCCGTGATGCTGATGAACTCCCACAAAACGAATATCTCCCTCCTAACGAAGAAGCTCAAGAAGCGGAAGTTGCAGAAGCTGCTGAAACCGCTACTGAATCTGCTGCCGAAGAACAGACCGAATTAGCTGATGATGGTTATCGCTACAAAGTTGTTCGTCGCTTGAAATACCGTAAGCGCCGTGATGTTGATGAACTCCAACAGAACAAATATCTCCCACCTAGTGAGGCAATTCAAGAAACAACTATTGCTGAAGTCACAGAGGCCGTGCCAGAAGATGCTTCCATTTTGGCTAATGACGGTTACCGCTACAAAACAGTGCGTCGATTAAAATATCGTCATCGACGTGATGTGAGTGAACTCCCCGGTAGTGAGTATTTACCACCAACGGAGGAAGGTCAAGCGGTTGCGGAGCAACAACCTGAAGAGGAAACGGCTGTGCTCGCTGACGATGGCTATCGATACAAATACGTGTATCGCCGTCATTAG